The Bacteroidota bacterium genome includes the window CATTGCGCCGCCTGTTCGGCGGCCGATTCCACCAGCCGGAAGGACGACAGTTTATCGATATCCTCCGAGCCGGTGAGCCCGGCGTTGAGGGCTGCAACTTTGTTCGCAAAGATTGCTGAATTAAGAACTTCCTTCGTTTTCACGTAGTGCGCGCAATAGGCGGCCCCGAACACATCGCCGCACCCCGTCGGGTCGGGCGATCCTTCGATTTTTATCCCGGGGATGTCCGTCCGGTGCACATGCTTGTGCTCATCGATAAATGCGGTGCATCCGCGTTCGCCCCGCGTGATCAGAAGCGCGCCGGTATTGAGAGCGAGTGTGTGATTGGCGAGGGCGGGTTCGCCGAGTTTGTCCGGGGTGATGATTCCGGCTTCTTCCTCGTTCATCTGGGCGGTGTGAATCATGAAGAGCCAGCGCCGCCACAACTCAACCGGGCGGTGAAAGCGCGTGAAGTCTTCCTTGATCCCGAGCGTGAGGCTGTGGACGTCGAGATAGACCGGGATGCCGGCCTCGCGGGCTTCCATCCGGATCTCGTCGAGCGTCTCGAGCGTGATATCGAATCCGGAAATCATGTTCACCAGGATCAGATCCGCGTCGAGGTGCGGCTTGATCCGCCTGAACGGGATCGGCTCGGAGATGTGGCGGGAGCATTCGGTCCGCTTCGATTCGGTTTCGTAGATGAGACTGACCTGGTTGGTCGGCCCGTTGAAAGCGAAGATGCCGGAGGGGTCCACATTGGGATACAGCTTCAATCGATCGATGAACGCG containing:
- a CDS encoding carbohydrate kinase family protein, encoding MKITIIGHLCLDVIRHPDGSETQSYGGIFFSVATLANLLGPKDSIKPVFGVGKNDYTAFIDRLKLYPNVDPSGIFAFNGPTNQVSLIYETESKRTECSRHISEPIPFRRIKPHLDADLILVNMISGFDITLETLDEIRMEAREAGIPVYLDVHSLTLGIKEDFTRFHRPVELWRRWLFMIHTAQMNEEEAGIITPDKLGEPALANHTLALNTGALLITRGERGCTAFIDEHKHVHRTDIPGIKIEGSPDPTGCGDVFGAAYCAHYVKTKEVLNSAIFANKVAALNAGLTGSEDIDKLSSFRLVESAAEQAAQ